One part of the Parabacteroides distasonis ATCC 8503 genome encodes these proteins:
- a CDS encoding efflux RND transporter periplasmic adaptor subunit, with amino-acid sequence MRRISYILLLGILLSACQKNTKSEGTNLPVEVISPIKKTEIGRSREYTFLSRPYNETVLSFRINGPVLNFDLRPGQAFSKDSTILSIDNRDFLIRKQQTEALYSQTNQEYKRIEALYKKNNISGSNYEKAKADFLVAKSNYETAVNALSDTHLSAPYDGYIQNIHIEPFQDVKATEPILTFIELDRLKIETYIPEEVALHLYDKEKQKLCQIGIHFDTAPERTITPSDLYVSKSTTNNNLSYLLTAIVPNPDMEWLGGMSGILSIDLPKEERSQNLWLPLTAICHRPQKGDYVWVVKGDKVNSVPVKLGEQRNNQIEIVEGITENDLVVLTRQRFLSENSTVTIQK; translated from the coding sequence ATGAGAAGAATTTCATACATCCTGCTTCTGGGCATCCTTTTATCGGCATGCCAAAAGAACACAAAGTCCGAAGGCACGAACTTACCTGTCGAGGTGATCTCTCCAATAAAAAAGACAGAGATCGGCAGAAGTCGTGAATACACCTTTTTATCAAGGCCCTACAATGAGACGGTCCTATCTTTCCGCATCAATGGCCCCGTCTTAAATTTCGACTTACGGCCCGGACAAGCGTTCTCCAAAGACAGCACGATCCTCTCGATCGATAACCGTGACTTCTTGATTCGCAAGCAGCAAACAGAGGCGCTCTACTCGCAAACCAACCAAGAGTATAAACGGATCGAGGCCCTTTACAAAAAGAATAACATCTCCGGAAGTAATTATGAGAAGGCAAAAGCGGATTTCCTTGTCGCCAAATCCAATTACGAGACCGCCGTCAACGCCCTAAGCGATACCCATCTGAGCGCCCCTTACGACGGGTATATCCAAAATATCCATATCGAACCTTTCCAAGACGTGAAAGCGACCGAGCCAATCCTTACCTTCATAGAACTGGACAGGCTCAAGATCGAGACCTATATACCAGAGGAAGTCGCCTTACACTTATATGATAAAGAAAAACAGAAGCTATGTCAAATAGGAATCCATTTCGATACGGCTCCCGAACGGACAATCACCCCTTCCGATTTATATGTGTCTAAAAGTACGACAAACAATAACCTCTCTTATCTGCTGACCGCCATTGTCCCAAATCCAGATATGGAATGGCTGGGCGGAATGAGTGGAATCCTCTCGATCGACCTACCCAAAGAAGAGCGGTCTCAAAATCTATGGCTTCCCTTAACGGCTATCTGTCATCGCCCCCAAAAAGGAGATTATGTATGGGTGGTTAAAGGAGACAAGGTTAACTCCGTTCCCGTCAAACTCGGTGAGCAAAGAAATAACCAGATAGAGATCGTGGAAGGAATCACGGAAAATGACCTTGTCGTATTGACAAGGCAACGTTTCCTTTCCGAAAATAGTACCGTAACCATCCAAAAATAA
- a CDS encoding thymidine kinase, translated as MTLPSEEHIFQYPGQGRIEVICGSMFSGKTEELIRRLKRAKFAKQRVEIFKPAIDTRYSQDNVVSHDSNSIPSTPVDSSSSILLFTSEIDVVGIDEAQFFDEGLVNVCNQLAANGIRVIVAGLDMDYKGVPFGPMPELCAIADEVTKVHAICVKCGRLAYVSHRIVGNDKRVFLGEQSEYEPLCRECYAKAEGLKN; from the coding sequence ATGACATTGCCTTCAGAAGAACATATATTCCAGTATCCGGGACAAGGGCGGATCGAGGTGATTTGCGGTTCCATGTTTTCCGGTAAGACGGAGGAGCTTATCCGCCGTTTGAAGCGGGCTAAATTCGCCAAGCAGCGGGTGGAGATTTTCAAGCCTGCGATTGATACCCGCTATTCGCAGGATAACGTGGTCTCGCACGATAGTAATTCGATTCCTTCTACTCCGGTGGATTCTTCCTCCAGTATCCTATTGTTCACTTCCGAGATCGATGTGGTGGGGATAGACGAGGCCCAGTTTTTCGATGAGGGATTGGTAAACGTGTGCAATCAATTGGCCGCTAACGGTATCCGGGTGATCGTGGCTGGGTTGGACATGGACTATAAGGGAGTTCCTTTCGGTCCTATGCCGGAGCTATGCGCTATCGCCGATGAGGTGACGAAAGTGCATGCCATCTGCGTGAAATGCGGACGTTTGGCTTACGTATCCCATCGTATCGTGGGAAATGATAAACGGGTCTTTTTAGGGGAACAATCCGAATACGAGCCTTTATGCCGGGAATGCTATGCGAAGGCTGAAGGTTTGAAGAATTGA
- the rlmB gene encoding 23S rRNA (guanosine(2251)-2'-O)-methyltransferase RlmB, with protein sequence MKENEMVFGIRAVIEAIQADKEVDKILVKRDLQGDLSKELFEVLRGREIPVQRVPAERLDRLTRKNHQGVIAFMSAVTYQSLEDIIPFVYEQGKDPFIVLLDGVTDVRNFGAIARTCECAGVDAIVIPAKGSVSVNADAIKTSAGALHVLPVCKEKSINQAIRFLQQSGVKVFAASEKAAENYTAVKYEGPVAIVMGAEDTGVSPENLRICDNMVKIPQFGTIGSLNVSVATSILVYEVVRQRMNEQQ encoded by the coding sequence ATGAAAGAAAACGAGATGGTGTTCGGCATTCGTGCCGTGATTGAGGCTATACAGGCTGATAAGGAGGTAGATAAGATCCTTGTGAAAAGGGATTTACAAGGGGATCTATCCAAAGAGTTATTTGAGGTACTGAGAGGCCGTGAGATACCGGTACAACGTGTTCCGGCTGAACGCTTGGATCGTTTGACTCGAAAGAATCATCAGGGGGTGATCGCTTTTATGTCGGCGGTTACCTACCAGAGCTTGGAAGATATCATTCCTTTTGTGTATGAGCAAGGAAAAGATCCTTTCATCGTATTGCTGGATGGGGTTACGGACGTGCGTAATTTCGGCGCTATTGCCCGTACCTGCGAGTGTGCGGGAGTCGATGCGATCGTGATTCCGGCAAAAGGAAGCGTTTCGGTGAACGCCGATGCGATCAAGACCTCTGCCGGTGCCTTGCATGTATTGCCGGTTTGTAAGGAGAAGAGTATCAACCAAGCGATCCGTTTCTTGCAGCAAAGCGGGGTGAAGGTATTTGCCGCCAGCGAGAAAGCGGCGGAGAATTATACGGCGGTGAAGTATGAAGGACCGGTAGCGATCGTGATGGGAGCGGAGGATACGGGTGTGTCTCCGGAGAACTTGCGCATCTGCGATAATATGGTAAAGATTCCGCAATTCGGAACGATCGGCTCCTTGAATGTATCTGTAGCCACTTCTATTCTGGTGTACGAAGTGGTTCGCCAACGTATGAACGAGCAACAATAA
- a CDS encoding RidA family protein produces the protein MKKVIATKNAPAAIGPYSQAVQVGNMLFASGQLGIDPATGLFVEGSVKEQTAQAFKNVHAILAEAGYSINDVVKTTVFLADMGDFAVMNEVYASQFEGAFPARSAVAVKTLPKNGLVEIEVIAVKE, from the coding sequence ATGAAGAAAGTTATCGCTACAAAAAACGCTCCCGCCGCTATCGGTCCGTATAGCCAAGCGGTGCAAGTAGGTAATATGCTGTTCGCTTCCGGACAGCTGGGTATCGATCCTGCTACGGGACTTTTCGTTGAGGGATCCGTAAAGGAACAAACCGCCCAAGCGTTCAAGAATGTTCACGCTATCTTGGCAGAGGCAGGTTATAGCATCAATGATGTCGTAAAAACAACCGTGTTTTTAGCGGATATGGGCGACTTCGCCGTTATGAACGAGGTATACGCCTCTCAATTCGAAGGCGCATTTCCCGCACGTTCAGCGGTAGCCGTTAAGACACTGCCGAAGAATGGTTTGGTAGAGATCGAGGTGATCGCCGTGAAAGAATAA
- a CDS encoding YgiQ family radical SAM protein: MKTFKLDNWLPTTKKEVEARGWDYLDVILFSGDAYVDHPSFGAAVIGRVLEAEGLRVAIVPQPDWRGDYRDFKKLGVPRLFFGVSAGAMDSMINHYTANKRLRSDDAYTPDQRPGMRPDYPSIVYTKILKELYPDVPVVLGSIEASLRRLTHYDYWQDKLLPGILASSPADLLIYGMGEKPIKELVRRLKSGIPFNEIKDIRQTVYLADKEDAKDDDIVLFSHEECLKDKLKQAKNFRHIEEESNKYNASRILQKVGKQVIVVNPPFPPMTEAEIDASYDLPYTRLPHPKYKGKVIPAFEMIKFSVNIHRGCFGGCAFCTISAHQGKFIASRSKESILKEVKAITEMPDFKGYLSDLGGPSANMYRMKGKDERICAKCKKPSCISPVVCKNLSADHTPLLDIYKAVDRLPEIKKSFIGSGVRYDLLLHRYADESLNKAAQTYTEELIARHVSGRLKVAPEHTQDEVLKQMRKPSFSQFGQFKKIFDKVNRQYGLNQQLIPYFISSHPGCTEADMAELAVITKSLHFQLEQVQDFTPTPMTLATEMYYTGYHPYTLEKVYTARSKEQKLAQRQFFFWYKPESRRQIMQVLQKMGRKDLIEKLFGRNGGTNPAPRKRR, translated from the coding sequence ATGAAAACATTTAAACTAGACAATTGGTTGCCCACAACGAAGAAAGAAGTCGAGGCACGGGGATGGGATTACCTCGACGTGATCCTTTTCTCTGGAGACGCCTATGTGGATCACCCCTCTTTCGGGGCGGCCGTGATCGGTCGTGTATTGGAAGCGGAAGGATTACGGGTAGCGATCGTACCGCAACCGGATTGGCGGGGAGATTACCGGGATTTCAAGAAGCTCGGCGTTCCCCGGCTTTTCTTCGGTGTATCCGCCGGTGCCATGGATTCAATGATCAATCATTATACTGCCAATAAGCGATTACGCAGCGACGACGCCTATACGCCGGACCAACGTCCGGGAATGCGCCCGGATTATCCGAGCATTGTCTATACTAAAATACTGAAAGAATTGTATCCGGATGTCCCCGTCGTATTGGGTAGCATCGAGGCCTCATTACGCCGGCTTACGCATTACGATTATTGGCAAGATAAGCTATTACCGGGAATCCTTGCCAGTAGCCCGGCCGATTTATTGATTTACGGCATGGGCGAGAAGCCGATCAAGGAGTTGGTGCGCCGCCTAAAGTCCGGCATTCCTTTCAACGAGATCAAGGACATCCGCCAAACGGTTTATCTGGCAGACAAAGAGGATGCGAAAGACGATGATATCGTGCTCTTCTCACACGAGGAATGCCTAAAAGATAAATTGAAACAAGCGAAGAATTTCCGGCATATCGAAGAGGAATCCAACAAATACAATGCCTCACGTATCTTGCAAAAGGTAGGAAAACAGGTGATCGTAGTGAATCCTCCTTTCCCTCCAATGACGGAAGCGGAGATAGATGCTTCCTACGACCTTCCCTACACCCGCTTGCCGCATCCCAAATATAAAGGGAAAGTGATACCGGCTTTCGAGATGATCAAGTTCTCGGTGAATATCCACCGGGGTTGTTTCGGAGGATGCGCGTTCTGTACCATATCGGCGCATCAAGGGAAGTTCATCGCCTCCCGAAGCAAGGAATCGATCTTGAAGGAAGTGAAAGCGATTACCGAAATGCCCGATTTCAAAGGATATCTAAGCGATTTGGGAGGCCCTTCCGCCAATATGTACCGTATGAAGGGGAAAGATGAGCGAATTTGCGCCAAATGCAAGAAACCGTCTTGTATCTCCCCCGTCGTTTGCAAGAACTTGAGTGCGGACCATACGCCGCTACTGGATATCTACAAAGCGGTAGATAGACTTCCCGAGATAAAGAAGTCGTTTATCGGAAGCGGCGTACGCTATGACCTGTTATTGCACCGTTATGCGGATGAGTCTTTAAACAAGGCAGCTCAAACCTATACCGAGGAATTAATCGCCCGCCACGTATCCGGCCGTTTGAAAGTGGCCCCAGAGCATACGCAAGACGAGGTGTTGAAACAAATGCGTAAACCGTCTTTCTCGCAATTCGGACAGTTCAAGAAGATATTCGATAAGGTAAACCGGCAATACGGGTTGAACCAGCAACTCATCCCCTATTTCATTTCCAGCCATCCGGGATGTACCGAGGCGGATATGGCGGAGCTGGCGGTGATCACCAAGAGCTTGCATTTCCAGTTGGAGCAAGTACAAGACTTCACGCCTACGCCGATGACATTGGCTACGGAGATGTATTATACTGGATATCATCCTTATACGTTGGAGAAAGTATATACGGCCCGCTCAAAAGAACAGAAGTTGGCACAACGCCAGTTCTTCTTCTGGTATAAACCCGAGTCACGCCGTCAGATCATGCAAGTATTGCAAAAGATGGGACGAAAGGATTTGATTGAGAAATTATTCGGTCGGAATGGTGGTACGAATCCCGCTCCCAGAAAAAGAAGATAA
- a CDS encoding malate dehydrogenase, translated as MKTLTDEKLTIVGAAGMIGSNMAQTAIMMGLTSNICLYDPYAPGLEGVAEELFHCGFEGVNITFTSDIKEALTGAKYIVNSGGAARKAGMTREDLLKGNAAIAEEFGKNVKAYCPDVKHIVVIFNPADITGLITLLYSGLKPSQVTTLAALDSTRLRSELAKHFGISMDQVENCRTYGGHGEQMAVFASTAKVDGKPLTELIGTDALTKDQWAEIQTKVTKGGANIIALRGRSSFQSPSYVSIEMIAAAMGGKPFRWPAGAYVSNGKFDHIMMAWETSITKDGVALKEVHGTPEEEAALEKSYKHLCALRDEVIAMGVLPAISEWHKLNPNIK; from the coding sequence ATGAAAACACTCACAGACGAGAAGCTGACGATTGTCGGCGCAGCAGGTATGATCGGTTCTAATATGGCACAGACCGCTATTATGATGGGACTAACTTCTAACATTTGTTTGTACGACCCTTACGCACCGGGTTTGGAGGGAGTCGCCGAGGAATTATTCCATTGTGGTTTCGAGGGTGTAAACATCACTTTTACCTCAGACATCAAGGAGGCTTTGACGGGCGCTAAATATATCGTTAACTCCGGTGGTGCCGCAAGAAAGGCAGGTATGACCCGTGAGGATCTCCTAAAAGGAAACGCCGCTATCGCCGAGGAGTTCGGCAAGAACGTAAAGGCTTATTGCCCGGACGTAAAGCATATCGTGGTTATTTTTAACCCGGCGGATATTACCGGTTTGATTACCTTATTGTATTCCGGCTTGAAACCTTCTCAGGTTACGACGTTGGCCGCATTGGATTCAACTCGTTTACGCAGTGAGTTGGCAAAACATTTCGGTATCTCTATGGATCAGGTTGAGAATTGTCGTACGTATGGCGGTCATGGCGAGCAAATGGCTGTTTTCGCCTCTACCGCTAAGGTGGATGGCAAGCCTTTGACGGAACTTATCGGTACGGATGCCTTGACGAAAGATCAATGGGCGGAGATACAAACCAAGGTTACGAAGGGCGGCGCTAACATTATCGCTTTGCGGGGCCGTTCTTCCTTCCAAAGCCCGTCATATGTATCTATCGAGATGATCGCAGCTGCGATGGGTGGTAAACCGTTCCGTTGGCCGGCTGGCGCTTATGTATCAAACGGTAAGTTCGATCATATCATGATGGCTTGGGAGACCTCAATTACGAAAGACGGCGTAGCGTTGAAAGAGGTGCACGGTACACCGGAAGAAGAGGCTGCCTTGGAGAAGAGCTACAAGCACCTTTGCGCTTTACGTGACGAGGTGATCGCTATGGGCGTGCTTCCCGCTATTTCCGAATGGCATAAATTGAATCCGAATATCAAATGA
- a CDS encoding carboxymuconolactone decarboxylase family protein, with translation MKTKAIALFLLGFIPAFAQDIPTSKTEQNMDRIERCKKNYTELFGGEALTGQGTDPEMMDILQKFIFGEVFRTGDLDKKTRELITCTVLATMQTLPQLNAHAKAALNVGVTPIELREAIYLCAPFIGFPKTLNALNTINEVFKQQGIALPLERQATVTEEDRHEKGQAIQSRLYGEGIKEAMRNVPGNMGPEVERFLTEFCFGDIYTRNGLDLKTRELLAYCILTTLEAESQLHSHLEGNLLAGNSKETLTAAVIQCLPYIGFPSAIKALKIIKESSQPAPKKNLVRLSKITVDPAQLERYNAFLEEEIEASMRLEPGVLTLYAVSEKEHPNKVTILEIYADQDAYKSHIQTPHFQKYKQGTLQMVQELELVDSTPLIPGLKIK, from the coding sequence ATGAAAACAAAAGCAATCGCACTCTTCCTGCTAGGCTTCATACCAGCCTTCGCACAAGATATCCCAACTTCTAAAACAGAACAAAATATGGACAGAATCGAACGCTGTAAAAAGAATTACACCGAGCTATTCGGAGGCGAGGCATTGACCGGACAAGGAACAGATCCGGAAATGATGGACATTCTCCAGAAATTCATCTTCGGGGAGGTATTCCGCACAGGAGATCTTGATAAAAAGACCCGGGAGCTTATCACTTGCACCGTATTAGCCACGATGCAAACCTTGCCCCAACTGAACGCCCACGCCAAAGCGGCGCTAAACGTAGGCGTCACTCCCATCGAGCTACGGGAGGCGATATACCTATGCGCTCCGTTTATCGGTTTCCCGAAGACATTGAATGCCTTAAATACCATCAACGAAGTCTTTAAGCAACAAGGCATCGCTTTGCCTCTGGAGAGACAAGCTACCGTTACGGAAGAAGATCGCCACGAGAAAGGACAAGCCATACAAAGCCGGCTTTACGGCGAGGGAATCAAAGAGGCCATGAGGAACGTCCCGGGAAATATGGGTCCGGAAGTAGAGCGATTCCTCACCGAATTCTGCTTCGGAGATATCTATACTCGCAACGGGCTAGACCTGAAAACCCGGGAGTTACTGGCTTATTGCATACTAACGACCCTTGAAGCCGAAAGCCAACTACACTCGCATCTCGAAGGGAACTTACTGGCCGGCAATAGCAAGGAGACCTTAACGGCGGCGGTTATACAATGTCTTCCTTATATCGGCTTCCCTTCCGCTATCAAAGCGTTGAAAATCATTAAGGAATCCTCTCAGCCCGCCCCAAAGAAGAACTTAGTCCGCCTATCCAAGATCACGGTCGATCCCGCCCAGTTGGAGCGTTATAACGCCTTTCTGGAAGAAGAGATCGAGGCTTCCATGCGTCTAGAGCCGGGTGTTCTTACACTGTATGCCGTATCGGAGAAAGAACATCCAAATAAAGTAACCATCCTAGAGATTTACGCAGATCAAGACGCTTATAAAAGCCATATCCAAACGCCCCATTTCCAGAAATACAAACAAGGAACATTACAGATGGTGCAAGAGTTGGAGCTGGTAGATAGCACGCCCCTGATCCCCGGACTAAAGATAAAATAA
- a CDS encoding S9 family peptidase yields the protein MDRKTNLIPALLLSALSLYAMEDVKVTQFQHAGPFTVNKPILADSLNVNGKPFEAKNLLKATLPFEQTLANATVLDADTAGAITFAAPRKGYALHLFSFFLNSDRYVKGTLDISGPGAFEVFVNDKPVGASSELVMEPRRYQVVVKYLTAETDTCPPSLKATFKSEAEAKVVASLNPEKRYTLLNILEGKDFQGVSVSPNGKYALVKYVNRFPESKSESYGQLMDAATGRVLLQDGGFLTTAKWMPKSNRLYYTRTGLDGTELVTVDPSTYQQTVLVPNLPKGRFVFTPDESTLLYTVEEEGPKEGTDLIRVLEPADRIPGFRDRSFIWRYDLKTGLYEQLTFGHTDTYINDISADSRYLLFSTSDRVYTSLPHSRNSLYKLDLQTMAIDTIWEKAPYVNQAAFSPDGKQLLVAGAGDAFDGIGRNIKQGQISNSYDGQLFLYDLASRKASPLTKDFNPNVIDAVWNRFNGQIYILCEDEDYQRIYTCDPANGKIKQVAASEDIIMSYALADNAPVLFYYGQSASNANRLYAYDLKGGKNRLVYDLSQDKLKDIALGEVHDWNFKSDDGTTIQGRYYLPPHFDPNKKYPMIVYYYGGTSPTNRALEMRYSMHMYAALGYVVYTLNPSGTTGFGQEFAARHVNAWGLKTADEIIQGTKLFCKEHSFVNEKKIGCIGASYGGFMTQYLQTRTDIFAAAISHAGISALSSYWGEGYWGYGYCSVANAGTYPWNAPEFFTKQSPLFNADKINTPLLLLHGNADTNVPIGESIQMFAALKILGKTVEFVQVDGENHGIVGYQKRIGWQNTIYAWFAKWLKDEPEWWKALYPDRTL from the coding sequence ATGGACAGAAAAACTAACTTAATTCCGGCATTGCTTCTTTCCGCCCTTTCGCTTTACGCCATGGAAGACGTGAAAGTAACGCAATTCCAGCACGCAGGCCCGTTCACGGTCAACAAGCCGATCCTAGCGGACAGCCTCAACGTAAACGGCAAGCCTTTCGAGGCGAAGAATCTATTAAAAGCGACCTTACCGTTCGAGCAAACGCTTGCGAACGCCACGGTACTCGACGCTGACACGGCAGGCGCAATCACCTTCGCTGCCCCGCGAAAAGGATATGCCCTGCATCTATTCTCTTTCTTCTTGAACAGCGACCGATACGTAAAAGGCACGCTCGATATATCGGGTCCCGGGGCGTTCGAAGTATTCGTCAATGATAAACCGGTCGGAGCCTCCTCCGAGTTGGTGATGGAACCCCGCCGCTATCAAGTAGTCGTTAAATACCTGACAGCGGAAACAGACACTTGTCCTCCCAGCCTAAAGGCTACCTTCAAGAGCGAGGCGGAAGCGAAAGTCGTAGCTTCCTTGAACCCGGAGAAACGCTACACCCTTCTGAATATCCTAGAAGGAAAGGATTTCCAAGGCGTAAGTGTCTCCCCGAACGGAAAGTATGCCTTGGTAAAATACGTCAACCGGTTCCCGGAGAGCAAGAGCGAATCGTACGGGCAATTGATGGATGCCGCTACGGGACGGGTCTTATTGCAAGACGGAGGTTTCTTGACAACCGCCAAATGGATGCCTAAAAGCAACCGATTGTATTACACCCGCACCGGTCTGGACGGTACGGAGTTGGTAACCGTAGATCCGTCTACCTACCAACAAACGGTATTAGTCCCGAACCTTCCGAAAGGGCGGTTCGTATTCACCCCCGATGAGTCCACGCTTCTCTATACCGTAGAAGAGGAAGGTCCCAAGGAAGGGACGGACTTGATCCGTGTATTAGAGCCGGCAGACCGCATCCCGGGTTTCCGTGACCGCTCCTTCATCTGGCGTTATGACTTAAAAACAGGTTTGTACGAGCAACTTACTTTCGGGCATACGGACACTTATATCAATGATATCAGCGCTGATAGCCGCTATCTATTGTTCAGCACCAGCGACCGGGTGTACACCTCCTTGCCGCACTCCCGCAACTCCCTTTATAAATTGGATTTGCAGACCATGGCGATCGATACGATCTGGGAGAAAGCCCCGTACGTAAACCAAGCCGCCTTCTCGCCCGACGGTAAACAGTTATTGGTAGCTGGGGCAGGCGACGCTTTCGACGGGATCGGACGAAATATCAAGCAAGGACAGATCTCCAACTCGTACGACGGGCAGTTATTCCTATACGATCTGGCAAGCCGTAAAGCCTCCCCTCTCACCAAGGACTTCAATCCGAACGTGATCGATGCCGTATGGAACCGCTTCAACGGGCAAATCTATATCCTCTGCGAGGATGAGGATTATCAACGGATCTATACGTGCGACCCAGCAAACGGGAAGATCAAGCAAGTAGCCGCCTCCGAGGATATTATCATGTCGTATGCGTTGGCCGACAACGCTCCGGTTCTCTTCTATTACGGACAGAGCGCGTCCAACGCCAACCGCCTTTACGCTTACGACCTGAAAGGAGGAAAGAACCGCTTGGTGTATGATCTCTCGCAAGATAAATTAAAAGATATCGCCTTAGGAGAGGTACACGACTGGAACTTCAAGTCGGATGACGGGACGACTATCCAAGGTCGTTATTACCTGCCGCCTCATTTCGATCCGAATAAGAAATATCCGATGATCGTTTATTACTATGGCGGTACTTCCCCGACGAACCGTGCGCTGGAGATGCGTTATTCCATGCATATGTACGCCGCCCTCGGATACGTGGTCTACACCTTGAATCCGAGTGGAACAACGGGCTTCGGACAGGAATTCGCCGCCCGCCATGTGAACGCATGGGGCCTGAAGACCGCCGATGAGATCATCCAAGGTACCAAGCTGTTCTGTAAGGAGCATTCGTTCGTGAACGAGAAGAAAATCGGTTGCATCGGTGCCAGCTACGGCGGATTCATGACACAATACCTACAAACCCGTACGGACATTTTCGCCGCCGCTATCAGCCATGCCGGTATCAGCGCGTTGAGTAGCTATTGGGGAGAAGGTTATTGGGGATATGGCTATTGCTCCGTAGCGAACGCCGGGACTTATCCTTGGAACGCCCCGGAGTTCTTTACCAAGCAAAGCCCGTTGTTCAACGCCGATAAGATCAATACCCCGCTCCTATTGCTTCACGGCAACGCCGATACGAACGTACCCATCGGGGAAAGTATCCAGATGTTCGCCGCCTTGAAGATCCTAGGAAAGACCGTGGAATTCGTGCAGGTAGATGGCGAGAATCATGGTATCGTAGGTTATCAGAAGCGTATAGGCTGGCAAAATACCATCTACGCATGGTTCGCCAAATGGCTGAAAGACGAGCCGGAATGGTGGAAAGCCTTATATCCGGATCGTACTTTATAA
- a CDS encoding class I SAM-dependent methyltransferase — MNQIETFFDTMAERWDAVCVHDPGKIRTILDRTNLRQNARILDVGCGTGILESYLLPYEPRQIVAIDIAGQMIEKARMKYPDHPLIEFLQEDAMSYEGKGFDYIILYSAYPHFMRPERLIEHMSGLLAPGGKLVICHSESKEKINTHHHRHADRLSLPLPPAREVAALMEPYLLPLVVEDTEQLYIVCGKRLS, encoded by the coding sequence ATGAATCAAATAGAGACTTTTTTTGATACGATGGCGGAACGCTGGGACGCTGTCTGCGTACATGATCCGGGAAAGATCCGGACGATATTGGATCGTACCAACCTGCGGCAGAACGCCCGCATCCTCGATGTCGGTTGCGGCACGGGGATATTGGAAAGTTACCTGCTGCCGTACGAACCCCGCCAAATCGTAGCTATCGATATAGCGGGCCAAATGATCGAGAAAGCACGCATGAAATATCCGGATCATCCGCTCATAGAGTTCCTCCAAGAGGACGCTATGAGCTACGAGGGGAAAGGATTCGACTATATTATCCTATATAGCGCTTACCCGCATTTCATGCGGCCGGAACGGTTGATCGAGCATATGAGCGGCTTGCTCGCGCCCGGCGGTAAATTGGTTATCTGCCACAGCGAGAGCAAGGAAAAGATCAATACGCACCACCATCGGCACGCCGATCGATTATCGCTGCCCTTGCCCCCGGCCCGAGAGGTGGCGGCATTGATGGAGCCTTATCTTCTTCCGCTCGTCGTAGAGGATACCGAACAGCTTTACATCGTTTGCGGAAAACGTTTATCCTAA
- the ispE gene encoding 4-(cytidine 5'-diphospho)-2-C-methyl-D-erythritol kinase, translating into MICFPNAKINLGLNVVSKRPDGYHNIETIFYPIPVRDALEIVASDRTCFTQTGIPVDAPQEKNLVIKALNALKTRYEIPPLEIHLLKAIPFGAGLGGGSADAAFMLKLVNDFCGLDIHPDELEAIASTIGADCPFFIRNTPVFATGTGNQFEPVDLSLKDYYLCLVKPDVAVSTPEAYSMVTPAAPETSLKEIIRLPVSEWKERMVNDFERSVFPRHPVIERIKDTLYEGGALYAAMSGSGSSVFGLFEKPTHFKEQSLFSDCFLWEGQLS; encoded by the coding sequence ATGATCTGTTTCCCGAATGCCAAGATAAACCTAGGTCTGAACGTGGTAAGCAAACGTCCGGACGGTTATCATAATATAGAGACCATCTTCTATCCGATCCCCGTGAGGGATGCCCTCGAGATCGTCGCCTCGGATCGGACCTGTTTCACGCAAACCGGAATCCCGGTAGACGCTCCCCAAGAGAAGAACCTCGTCATAAAAGCACTGAACGCCCTAAAGACGAGATACGAGATTCCCCCGCTAGAGATCCATTTGTTGAAAGCGATACCTTTTGGCGCCGGGCTTGGAGGAGGTTCCGCCGATGCCGCTTTTATGTTGAAGCTGGTCAATGATTTCTGCGGTTTGGATATTCACCCGGATGAGTTGGAGGCGATAGCGTCCACCATCGGAGCCGATTGCCCGTTCTTTATCCGTAACACGCCGGTATTCGCGACCGGCACGGGAAACCAATTCGAGCCCGTGGACTTGTCCTTGAAGGATTATTATCTATGCTTGGTAAAACCGGATGTAGCCGTCTCCACCCCCGAAGCCTATTCGATGGTAACACCCGCCGCGCCCGAGACCTCCTTGAAAGAGATCATCCGGCTACCGGTATCCGAATGGAAAGAGCGGATGGTGAACGATTTCGAGCGAAGCGTATTCCCGAGACATCCCGTGATCGAGCGGATCAAGGATACCTTATACGAGGGAGGCGCCTTATATGCCGCCATGTCCGGCTCCGGATCGTCCGTGTTCGGTTTGTTCGAAAAACCAACCCATTTCAAGGAACAATCCCTGTTCAGCGATTGTTTTCTATGGGAAGGACAATTATCATGA